A genomic segment from Leptolyngbya boryana PCC 6306 encodes:
- a CDS encoding geranylgeranyl reductase family protein, with protein sequence MQTYDVVVIGAGPSGSIAAAQLAQAGFTVALLEKQFLPRHKTCGGGMPMVMQSQLQDLAPEAFVESDVTQMRHTWKFENPYLVAMNPRSTDERLSLWMVQRPIFDNALAQRASQFGAELRDGIALRSLEPEPDGVIVRAQGIKTGSEFTAKAQYVIGADGANGVVAKATQLRKRKAIALAMEIEHPHQWGDGHADLRPDIAHLEYGAVKRGYAWIFPKADHLNIGAGVFRPDNQDARRDRDLPAQLQKTILEYMDALGLKYDRSALKFHAHPLPTWSGKEPLHEGRILLVGDAAGLINPLFGDGILHAVKSGAIAAQSIIDQAADEYTDRIHAEFAANFDAALNLARVFYQWTGVCYKYGVKYEKSTRYATQLLCGDLLFTDMAGRAMRRLKKSVGSNFFPAFNS encoded by the coding sequence ATGCAAACCTACGATGTCGTTGTTATCGGTGCAGGCCCCTCTGGCTCGATCGCTGCTGCTCAACTTGCCCAAGCTGGATTCACTGTAGCTCTACTGGAAAAACAGTTTTTGCCTCGTCATAAGACGTGCGGTGGCGGGATGCCGATGGTGATGCAGTCTCAGTTACAAGATTTAGCTCCAGAGGCGTTTGTCGAGTCAGATGTTACCCAGATGCGGCATACCTGGAAGTTTGAAAATCCCTATCTTGTTGCGATGAATCCGCGATCGACCGATGAGCGCTTATCGCTCTGGATGGTTCAACGACCCATTTTCGACAATGCTCTGGCTCAAAGAGCGAGCCAGTTTGGAGCCGAGTTGCGAGATGGAATTGCGCTCCGATCGCTTGAACCTGAACCTGATGGCGTGATTGTCCGAGCACAGGGGATTAAGACAGGATCGGAATTTACAGCAAAGGCGCAATATGTGATTGGAGCCGATGGCGCGAATGGAGTGGTTGCAAAGGCGACTCAGTTGAGAAAGCGCAAAGCGATCGCGTTAGCAATGGAGATTGAGCATCCACATCAATGGGGCGATGGTCATGCAGATTTACGTCCCGATATTGCTCATTTAGAATATGGTGCGGTGAAACGCGGATATGCCTGGATTTTTCCGAAAGCTGATCATTTGAATATTGGAGCAGGTGTGTTTCGTCCAGATAATCAGGATGCGAGACGCGATCGCGATTTACCCGCGCAGTTGCAGAAGACGATTCTGGAATATATGGATGCGTTGGGATTGAAATACGATCGTTCAGCTTTGAAATTTCACGCTCATCCGTTGCCGACGTGGAGTGGGAAAGAGCCATTACATGAAGGACGGATTTTACTAGTCGGGGATGCAGCGGGATTGATCAATCCATTGTTTGGCGATGGAATTCTCCATGCGGTGAAGAGTGGTGCGATCGCAGCTCAAAGCATTATTGATCAAGCAGCAGATGAATATACCGATCGCATTCACGCCGAGTTTGCAGCAAATTTTGATGCAGCTTTGAATTTAGCGCGGGTGTTTTACCAGTGGACGGGAGTTTGCTATAAGTACGGCGTGAAGTATGAGAAAAGTACACGCTATGCTACTCAGCTTTTGTGTGGCGATTTACTATTTACGGATATGGCAGGGCGGGCGATGCGGCGATTGAAAAAATCGGTGGGATCAAACTTCTTTCCAGCGTTCAATAGCTAG